CCAGTGGGCGCCCGACGGGTACCATCGCGACCATTATGTCGCCGACCTGGCAGCTTTTATGGACCAGCTCAATATCAAGAAGGCGGTCCTGGCGGGCCTCTCTATGGGCGGCTGGAACTCCCTGCTCTATGCCGTCGACCACCCCGAGCGAGTCGACCGGTTCATCATGGTGGATATCGGCCCTGATGGCAGCCCGGTCATGAAAGCCAATCGCAAGACCTACAAGCCCGAGCCTTTGGAGTTTTTCACCCTGGAGGAGGCCCACGACTACGCCCGCAAGAACGACCCCTGGGCCACCGAGGAGCGCCGACGCCAGGACATTGGCAATCGAATGCGCCAGCACCCGGACGGCAAGTGGCGGTGGAAGGTGGACCCGGCCATAATCTTCCACCAGCTCCCGGACAACTACGACCCGGCCTATATCAAGCGTTATTGGGACGCCATGAAGAAGGTCCAGTGCCCCTTCATGGAGGTGCGCGGCGCGGAGAGCACCACCCTGGACGAAGACCTCATTGAGAAGATGAAGAAGACCAATAAGCTCTTTTCGGCGGTGACCATCCCCGGGGCCGGCCACGTGGTGACGGTGGACAAGCCTTATGAGTTCATCAGGGCGACTAAGAAGTTCCTGGGAATAAAGG
This portion of the SAR202 cluster bacterium genome encodes:
- a CDS encoding alpha/beta hydrolase; protein product: MAATKAAPKPAVRPAEKFITTNGVRLRYFDYGNEGKMPLICLHGNRGQAHIWDEFAEAVAPHYHVYTVDQRGHGESQWAPDGYHRDHYVADLAAFMDQLNIKKAVLAGLSMGGWNSLLYAVDHPERVDRFIMVDIGPDGSPVMKANRKTYKPEPLEFFTLEEAHDYARKNDPWATEERRRQDIGNRMRQHPDGKWRWKVDPAIIFHQLPDNYDPAYIKRYWDAMKKVQCPFMEVRGAESTTLDEDLIEKMKKTNKLFSAVTIPGAGHVVTVDKPYEFIRATKKFLGIKG